The Syntrophobacterales bacterium DNA window GAAGGCGATCACCGAAGACTGACTGTTATAATTATTCCACGGAAGTCGATTTCTGAAGAACAGCGGAGATGAAGCTGCGGTTGACCTTGATCTTCACCTTGTCGGCAATTTCCAGGGTGACTACCGTCTCCGTCAAACCGGTCACCTTGCCCTGAATGCCGCCAGAGGTCATCACGGTGTCTCCGT harbors:
- the yajC gene encoding preprotein translocase subunit YajC translates to MAPPGGGGGAGGGDISFIIMMAVLFGIFYFLMIRPQQKKQKEIKNMIANLAHGDTVMTSGGIQGKVTGLTETVVTLEIADKVKIKVNRSFISAVLQKSTSVE